Proteins from a single region of Runella sp. SP2:
- a CDS encoding gluconate 2-dehydrogenase subunit 3 family protein, which produces MKRRDTLKAISLGTITATVVGTEAKADVPKKPVAPLSLSDFKNGKSAAERARDAKIAADTFFTAHEKQTIGVLANYIIPADGQHGGALEAKVPDFIEFIVKDMPQHQTPMRGGLSWLDTQCLKQFGKKFVTCTKSEQTKMLDQIAYPEQAKPEMSQGVSFFNLMRNLTATGYFTTQIGFNYLGYVGNRPNAWEGVPADVLKQYGLSYDS; this is translated from the coding sequence ATGAAACGCAGAGACACGTTAAAAGCGATTTCCCTCGGGACAATTACGGCGACGGTTGTAGGTACAGAAGCAAAGGCTGATGTTCCCAAAAAGCCCGTAGCGCCACTATCATTGTCTGATTTTAAAAATGGTAAAAGTGCGGCAGAACGTGCTCGTGATGCAAAAATCGCGGCTGATACGTTTTTTACTGCGCACGAAAAACAGACCATTGGTGTACTGGCTAACTACATCATCCCTGCCGACGGGCAGCACGGTGGTGCATTGGAAGCCAAAGTGCCTGATTTTATCGAATTCATTGTCAAAGATATGCCTCAGCACCAAACGCCAATGCGAGGTGGGTTGAGCTGGTTGGATACCCAATGTTTGAAGCAGTTTGGAAAAAAGTTTGTGACATGTACCAAAAGTGAACAAACCAAAATGTTAGACCAAATTGCTTATCCTGAACAGGCCAAGCCAGAAATGAGTCAGGGCGTATCTTTCTTTAATTTGATGCGTAACCTAACGGCTACGGGTTATTTTACGACGCAAATTGGATTCAATTACTTAGGCTATGTAGGTAACCGCCCGAACGCTTGGGAGGGAGTTCCTGCGGATGTATTGAAGCAATACGGTTTGAGTTACGACTCTTAG